The Pyrus communis chromosome 2, drPyrComm1.1, whole genome shotgun sequence genome includes a window with the following:
- the LOC137726657 gene encoding protein MITOFERRINLIKE 1, chloroplastic-like: MPAMEGRLSASLGLPAPNQNHHLESPNDFQNLFTHFITPNSQTTLTLTPTQNHIPFFASTSSTPNWASITRPSTRPKTQVLLKNLTVFERALIGAGGGGIAGAFTYFCLHPLDTIKTKLQTKGASDIYANTFDAVLKTFQTKGISGFYSGISAVIVGSSASSAVYFGTCELGKSVLSKLPNYPPVLIPPTAGAMGNIVSSAIMVPKELITQRMQAGAKGRSWQVLLKILENDGVLGLYAGYSATLLRNLPAGVLSYSSFEYLKSAVLSKTKQANLEPIQSVVCGALAGAISASITTPLDVVKTRLMTGAAQGGVSGTVKQIIMEEGWVGFTRGVGPRVLHSACFSALGYFAFETARLAILNQYIRRKELQQIQESGVDFGVAST; the protein is encoded by the coding sequence ATGCCAGCCATGGAGGGCAGACTCTCAGCCTCTCTGGGCCTCCCCGCACCCAATCAAAACCACCACCTTGAGTCTCCCAATGACTTCCAAAACCTCTTCACCCATTTCATCACTCCAAATTCCCAAACTACCCTCACCCTCACCCCCACCCAAAACCACATCCCTTTCTTTGCCTCCACCTCCTCCACCCCCAATTGGGCCTCCATTACCCGACCCAGTACCCGCCCCAAGACACAAGTCCTGCTCAAGAACCTCACGGTCTTCGAGCGTGCCCTCATCGGCGCAGGCGGCGGTGGTATCGCCGGAGCCTTCACCTACTTCTGCCTCCACCCTCTGGACACCATCAAAACCAAGCTCCAGACCAAAGGCGCCTCAGATATTTACGCAAACACCTTCGATGCAGTCCTCAAGACATTCCAGACCAAGGGCATTTCCGGGTTTTACAGCGGCATCTCCGCCGTCATCGTCGGCTCCAGCGCCTCCTCCGCTGTCTACTTCGGCACCTGCGAACTGGGTAAGTCGGTTCTCTCCAAATTACCCAACTACCCTCCCGTCCTCATCCCTCCCACGGCCGGAGCCATGGGCAACATAGTGTCCTCCGCGATAATGGTGCCCAAGGAGCTCATCACGCAGCGGATGCAGGCCGGGGCCAAGGGGAGGTCGTGGCAGGTGCTGCTGAAGATCCTAGAAAACGACGGCGTTCTGGGTCTGTACGCTGGGTACTCTGCGACATTGCTGAGGAACTTGCCTGCGGGTGTGTTGAGCTATTCTTCGTTCGAGTACCTGAAATCGGCGGTTCTGAGCAAGACGAAGCAGGCCAATTTGGAGCCGATACAGAGCGTGGTGTGCGGGGCGTTGGCCGGTGCAATTTCGGCCTCCATTACGACGCCGCTGGATGTGGTGAAGACGAGGCTGATGACGGGTGCTGCGCAGGGTGGAGTTTCGGGGACGGTGAAGCAGATTATAATGGAGGAAGGGTGGGTGGGGTTCACTAGAGGAGTGGGGCCTAGAGTTCTTCACAGTGCTTGCTTTTCGGCTTTGGGTTACTTTGCTTTCGAGACTGCCAGGCTTGCCATTCTGAATCAGTATATTAGGAGGAAGGAGTTGCAGCAAATACAAGAGTCGGGTGTCGATTTTGGTGTTGCTTCCACCTGA